The genomic window CCGCCCCGGGTGGCATGCCCGGCGGTGACATGGACTTCTGATCCCGCCAGGGATCACCGTCCAGCACGCGAGGCGGCGCCCCCTTCCCCCTACCACGGGAAGGGGGCGCCGCCTTGTCGTGCCGCCGATCGTACGCCGCCCGGGTCAGCTGGCGGGCAGCGCGAGTGGCGCGGGGACGTGGTCCGGGTCGGTGACGCCGATGACGTCGTCCTCGGTCATCACCGCGAGCGCCGGGTCGACCCCGGCGACCGGGTAGACGTTCACGTCCGTCCGGTTCTCCGGCCCGCCGCCGTCCTGGCAGCCCTCGAAGTAGCCCGTCCCGAGCGGGCTGCCGTGGTGCGGCACGGTCTTGGCCGCGGCGTCGCCCGGCGCCCGCAGGTACAGCGCCCCGCCGTAGTGCAGCTCCCAGG from Streptomyces sp. NBC_01198 includes these protein-coding regions:
- a CDS encoding DUF6281 family protein — encoded protein: MNVTRRRRAAATAAVLLPALLLALGGCSGAAGAGAGADCAWELHYGGALYLRAPGDAAAKTVPHHGSPLGTGYFEGCQDGGGPENRTDVNVYPVAGVDPALAVMTEDDVIGVTDPDHVPAPLALPAS